A window from Herbaspirillum sp. meg3 encodes these proteins:
- a CDS encoding YciI family protein produces the protein MKFINYVGYTDDKEKLAIHAPDHQRYMKSLLDAGKLSMGGPFSDGSGGLIIYEVATKEEAEALRDQDPFAISGVFVRSEIKPWLLLAINPGLVKQDG, from the coding sequence ATGAAATTCATCAATTACGTCGGCTACACGGACGACAAGGAAAAGCTCGCAATACACGCCCCCGATCACCAGCGTTACATGAAAAGCCTGCTCGACGCTGGCAAGCTGTCAATGGGAGGCCCGTTCTCGGATGGTAGTGGCGGTCTGATCATTTACGAAGTCGCAACGAAGGAGGAGGCAGAGGCCCTGCGCGATCAGGATCCGTTTGCGATCAGCGGTGTCTTCGTACGATCGGAAATCAAGCCCTGGTTGCTGCTGGCAATCAATCCTGGGCTGGTGAAGCAGGACGGATGA
- a CDS encoding winged helix-turn-helix domain-containing protein: MSIHSIPLSPAQARAIWLCAQRLDEPAPFGAGAEAVRLATEHLGYVQIDTINVIERSHHHILYTRIPDYKLNDLEQAQSVDKSVFEYWTHALAYVPTTAFRHFIPAMEQRRLNPHSSFDGVDEADYAALLKRIRKEGGLSIRDIEDDVLVEKTHPWGSRKPSKKALRWGFFIGDLVISKRTGMIKTYELAGRHFGWQRRPAASKEKQFAKYLTQRALQSQGIVSLDSICYGNAPMKAMVKELIAAEVKRKQLVPVHLDGAPKSQHWITQEQLETVIATTEPVSGERVHILSPFDPLVIQRKRLELFFGYEHRFEAYVPAEKRVLGYFALPVLAGDRIVAAIDLKMDRQAGKLRMQKWSWIAKKSAPLKSLIEEELHRFEQFQKQSMRSTQPQDED; the protein is encoded by the coding sequence ATGAGCATCCATTCGATCCCGCTCTCTCCCGCCCAGGCGCGCGCCATCTGGCTGTGCGCGCAACGTCTTGACGAACCGGCTCCTTTCGGCGCCGGCGCCGAGGCAGTCAGGCTGGCGACCGAGCATCTCGGTTATGTACAGATCGACACCATCAACGTCATCGAGCGCAGCCATCATCACATTCTCTACACGCGTATTCCCGACTACAAACTGAACGATCTGGAACAGGCGCAATCGGTCGACAAGTCGGTATTTGAATATTGGACGCATGCCCTGGCTTATGTACCGACAACCGCGTTTCGCCATTTCATTCCGGCGATGGAACAACGGCGGCTCAATCCGCATTCCTCGTTTGATGGTGTGGACGAAGCCGACTATGCCGCGCTGCTCAAGCGCATCCGCAAGGAAGGCGGTTTGTCGATCCGCGATATAGAGGACGACGTACTGGTGGAAAAAACGCATCCCTGGGGCAGCCGTAAGCCATCGAAAAAGGCTTTGCGCTGGGGATTTTTCATCGGCGATCTGGTGATCAGCAAACGTACCGGGATGATCAAGACCTATGAGCTGGCAGGACGCCATTTCGGCTGGCAGCGGCGGCCGGCGGCATCGAAGGAAAAGCAATTCGCAAAATATCTGACGCAACGCGCGTTGCAATCGCAAGGCATCGTCAGTCTGGACTCGATCTGCTATGGGAACGCACCGATGAAGGCGATGGTGAAAGAATTGATTGCTGCCGAGGTCAAGCGCAAACAGCTGGTGCCTGTGCATCTGGATGGCGCACCAAAGAGCCAGCACTGGATCACGCAGGAGCAACTGGAGACGGTCATCGCAACGACCGAGCCGGTCTCGGGAGAACGCGTGCACATCCTGTCGCCCTTCGACCCGCTGGTCATCCAGCGCAAGCGGCTGGAATTGTTCTTCGGCTATGAGCATCGCTTCGAGGCCTATGTGCCGGCGGAGAAGCGTGTGCTCGGCTATTTCGCCCTGCCGGTGCTGGCTGGTGACCGTATCGTCGCGGCGATCGACCTCAAGATGGACCGTCAGGCCGGCAAGCTGCGCATGCAGAAGTGGAGCTGGATTGCGAAGAAGTCAGCGCCGCTGAAAAGTCTTATCGAGGAAGAACTGCATCGCTTTGAACAATTCCAGAAACAATCGATGCGTTCGACTCAGCCTCAGGACGAAGACTAG
- a CDS encoding methyl-accepting chemotaxis protein, with the protein MFAKLKIRTSLLFVLGIFSLALWTAVFIAWTDTRQSAKAMNELIDLSDKQIQPLHEVERLFQSTLINMDNAYINLVRGDQVKANDYTRKASMALQEAKKTFESYRKGDKSVSGLAERSQQVGQAYDAYTKVLEGREVALYDVSLDAYAAATSSAEEADRVFASTLRTVIRHAESVRDTLSIASEQRYTIAVYLAGGLFIFSLLLVGLYWMLFDRVLLRPLATTGMHFDRIAGGDLSSPVEGASRNEIGVLLGALQRMQQGLVETVSSIRNGTEDVNRSARNIAEGNIDLAARTEQQASSLEETAATLEELSAAVKQNAENTRHTNQLAATAAGDAVKGGELMARIVGTMGEVSVSANKISEIVSVIDGIAFQTNILALNAAVEAARAGTQGRGFAVVATEVRSLALRSAEAAKEVKVLIGESAACIDLASSQVIETGRAMEQIVTSVNTVMNTMNEISIATREQAEGLEQVSRVVVEMDKSTQENAALVDQTAEAANALTRQADSLVQSVSVFNIAASETDTKAEAEAAALDERSAMRPATDVTPRNMLGYVGA; encoded by the coding sequence ATGTTCGCCAAACTGAAAATCCGTACCAGCCTCCTGTTCGTTCTCGGCATCTTTTCGCTTGCTTTGTGGACGGCGGTATTCATCGCCTGGACCGATACGCGCCAATCGGCCAAGGCCATGAATGAACTGATCGATCTGTCGGACAAGCAGATCCAGCCGCTGCACGAAGTCGAACGACTGTTTCAGTCCACGCTGATCAACATGGATAACGCCTACATCAATCTGGTGCGCGGCGATCAGGTCAAGGCCAACGACTACACGCGCAAGGCATCGATGGCGCTGCAAGAAGCCAAGAAAACGTTTGAAAGTTATCGCAAAGGCGACAAGTCGGTGTCCGGCCTGGCAGAACGGTCGCAGCAAGTCGGTCAGGCCTACGATGCCTATACCAAGGTGCTGGAGGGGCGTGAAGTAGCGCTCTACGACGTCTCGCTTGATGCCTATGCTGCAGCCACCAGCAGTGCCGAAGAGGCCGATCGTGTATTTGCGTCGACCTTGCGTACTGTTATTCGCCATGCTGAATCGGTGCGCGATACCCTGAGCATCGCCTCGGAACAGCGTTATACGATCGCCGTCTATCTGGCGGGTGGCTTGTTCATCTTTTCTTTGTTGCTGGTGGGCTTGTACTGGATGTTGTTTGACCGCGTCTTGCTGCGTCCGCTGGCTACCACCGGCATGCATTTCGACCGTATCGCCGGCGGCGATCTGAGTTCGCCGGTGGAAGGCGCTTCCCGCAATGAAATCGGCGTCTTGCTGGGTGCATTGCAGCGCATGCAGCAAGGGTTGGTGGAAACCGTTTCCTCCATTCGCAACGGTACTGAAGACGTCAATCGTAGCGCACGCAACATCGCTGAAGGAAACATCGACCTGGCGGCGCGAACCGAACAGCAGGCCTCGTCGCTGGAAGAGACTGCCGCGACGCTGGAAGAATTATCTGCCGCCGTCAAGCAGAATGCAGAGAATACCCGTCATACGAACCAACTGGCGGCAACGGCGGCAGGCGACGCCGTCAAAGGTGGCGAGCTCATGGCAAGGATCGTCGGCACGATGGGAGAGGTCTCCGTCAGTGCCAACAAGATTTCTGAAATCGTCAGCGTCATCGACGGCATTGCGTTCCAGACCAATATCCTGGCGCTCAATGCGGCGGTCGAGGCAGCGCGCGCCGGTACGCAGGGCAGAGGTTTTGCGGTGGTGGCGACGGAGGTGCGTTCGCTGGCATTGCGCAGCGCCGAAGCGGCCAAGGAGGTCAAGGTCTTGATCGGCGAATCCGCTGCCTGCATCGATCTGGCATCGTCCCAGGTGATCGAAACCGGTCGTGCCATGGAGCAGATTGTGACATCGGTCAATACCGTCATGAACACCATGAATGAAATTTCGATCGCCACACGGGAACAGGCAGAAGGCCTGGAACAAGTCAGCCGCGTGGTCGTGGAAATGGATAAGTCCACCCAGGAAAACGCCGCGCTGGTCGATCAGACCGCCGAGGCCGCCAATGCACTGACACGTCAGGCCGACAGTCTGGTGCAATCGGTTTCAGTGTTCAACATCGCTGCGTCAGAAACAGATACGAAGGCAGAAGCAGAAGCGGCAGCGCTGGACGAGCGCAGCGCAATGCGTCCGGCAACCGATGTCACGCCGCGCAACATGCTTGGTTATGTTGGCGCCTAG
- a CDS encoding DoxX family protein: MSTYPTPTTTTTATKPKSIADWYNFAVERATQLVGDSLLALVARVAIAAVFFLSGRTKVTGFLTIKDSTYTLFEQEYKLPLVPPEIAAHLAAYAEHFFPLLLVMGLFTRSAALGLLGMTAVIEIFVYPDAWPTHLTWAGLLLFLVGRGAGAWSLDRLFGIK; this comes from the coding sequence ATGTCTACCTATCCGACACCGACCACAACGACTACCGCAACGAAGCCCAAATCCATCGCCGATTGGTACAACTTCGCTGTCGAACGTGCCACACAACTGGTCGGCGATTCGTTGCTGGCATTAGTCGCACGGGTCGCTATCGCGGCAGTGTTCTTTCTCTCTGGCCGTACCAAGGTCACCGGCTTTCTGACCATCAAGGACAGCACCTACACGCTGTTCGAACAGGAATACAAACTGCCGCTGGTGCCGCCGGAAATCGCCGCGCATCTGGCGGCTTATGCGGAACATTTCTTCCCGTTACTGCTGGTGATGGGGCTGTTCACACGCTCGGCTGCACTGGGCTTGCTGGGCATGACGGCGGTGATCGAAATTTTCGTCTATCCGGACGCCTGGCCGACACACCTGACCTGGGCCGGTCTGCTGTTGTTCCTGGTCGGTCGCGGCGCCGGTGCGTGGTCGCTGGATCGTCTGTTCGGCATCAAGTAA
- a CDS encoding DNA-binding domain-containing protein: MNHAADHFQHEFIRAIYGVGDSDASMAQLTSQPGFKVYRNTVLKASVDALAANYPAIVRLVGEEWFRSAALIHVCAEPPESVCLIEYGRGFADFLSAFGPAAELPYLADVARLDRFWSECHIAADEAPLEAGMLATLGEVDLLQSALRPRASVRWHWCVNLPAYSIWQANREQRDLSDELNWDGEGTLFCRIDGKVVWQPASVGMCVFLDACAAGEDLQTATTKAVEAEPGLDVARLLGTLIHAEAFASPFIPTR; encoded by the coding sequence ATGAATCACGCCGCCGATCACTTTCAACACGAATTCATTCGCGCCATTTATGGCGTCGGTGACAGTGACGCTTCAATGGCGCAATTGACCAGCCAGCCCGGCTTCAAGGTCTATCGCAATACCGTACTCAAGGCCAGCGTCGATGCGTTGGCGGCCAACTATCCGGCTATCGTACGTCTGGTCGGCGAAGAGTGGTTTCGCTCAGCAGCCTTGATCCATGTCTGTGCCGAACCACCGGAAAGCGTGTGCCTGATCGAATACGGCCGTGGTTTCGCCGATTTTCTGTCGGCGTTCGGCCCGGCGGCAGAGTTGCCTTATCTGGCCGACGTCGCGCGCCTGGACCGTTTCTGGAGCGAATGTCATATCGCCGCTGACGAGGCACCGCTGGAAGCCGGCATGCTGGCAACATTGGGTGAGGTGGACTTGTTGCAGAGCGCCTTGCGACCGCGCGCCAGCGTCCGCTGGCACTGGTGCGTAAATCTGCCGGCCTATTCCATCTGGCAAGCCAATCGCGAACAACGCGATCTTTCCGACGAACTCAACTGGGACGGCGAGGGTACCTTGTTCTGCCGCATTGACGGCAAGGTAGTGTGGCAGCCGGCAAGCGTCGGCATGTGTGTGTTCCTCGATGCCTGTGCCGCCGGCGAGGATTTGCAGACGGCGACGACAAAGGCCGTCGAAGCAGAACCCGGGCTGGACGTTGCGCGCTTGCTTGGTACGCTGATCCATGCCGAAGCATTTGCCTCGCCTTTCATTCCCACGCGCTGA
- a CDS encoding DUF692 domain-containing protein — protein MTATLGAGLGLKPQHFDDALQCAEAEMWFEVHPENYLMAGGPRLAWLDAVRSRHPVSLHGVSLSLAGATAPDQQHLHRLKELIRRVEPALVSEHLAWSTLDGRYYPDLLPVPRTSDILSRVAANIQRTQEQLQRRIAIENPSHYLRMENHDWSETDFLDELVRRTGCGLLVDVNNVYVSAHNIGYDAHTYLDNLPAEAIMEIHLAGHSEDSDDTTEAQLLIDSHDAPVIEPVWRLYRHLIERIGERPTLIERDDKIPAFAELLTERNKAQEILSAQGVLK, from the coding sequence ATGACAGCGACACTTGGTGCAGGCCTGGGATTGAAGCCGCAACATTTCGACGACGCGCTGCAATGCGCCGAAGCCGAGATGTGGTTCGAAGTGCATCCCGAGAATTACCTGATGGCAGGCGGTCCGCGGCTTGCATGGCTGGATGCGGTTCGCAGCCGCCATCCGGTGTCGCTGCATGGGGTATCGCTGTCGCTGGCGGGAGCAACTGCTCCCGACCAGCAGCATCTGCATCGATTGAAAGAACTGATACGCCGTGTCGAACCAGCGCTGGTATCCGAACATCTCGCCTGGTCGACATTGGATGGCCGCTACTATCCCGACTTGCTGCCGGTGCCGCGCACCAGCGACATCCTGTCGCGTGTCGCCGCCAATATCCAGCGTACGCAAGAACAATTGCAACGTCGCATCGCCATTGAAAATCCGTCGCACTACCTGCGTATGGAGAATCACGACTGGAGCGAAACCGATTTCCTTGACGAACTGGTGCGCCGCACCGGTTGCGGACTGCTGGTCGACGTCAACAACGTCTACGTCAGTGCCCACAACATCGGTTACGACGCGCACACCTATCTCGACAATCTGCCGGCTGAGGCGATCATGGAAATCCATCTGGCCGGCCATAGCGAGGACAGTGACGATACTACTGAGGCACAACTGCTGATCGACTCGCACGACGCGCCGGTGATCGAGCCGGTCTGGCGTTTGTATCGCCATCTGATCGAGCGCATCGGTGAACGTCCGACGCTGATCGAACGCGACGACAAGATCCCTGCTTTCGCCGAACTGCTGACCGAACGCAACAAGGCGCAAGAGATCCTGTCCGCGCAGGGAGTGCTGAAATGA
- a CDS encoding DUF2282 domain-containing protein: MNTIKLATAAFTLAALTSGIAMAQNTPAAAKTAVEKCYGVSLAGQNDCKAGEGTTCAGTAKMDYQGNAWKNVPAGTCTSIKTPKGAGSLTAI, translated from the coding sequence ATGAACACCATCAAACTTGCAACTGCCGCTTTCACCCTGGCTGCTCTGACATCCGGTATCGCCATGGCGCAAAACACACCAGCCGCAGCGAAGACTGCAGTTGAAAAGTGCTACGGCGTGTCGCTCGCCGGCCAGAACGATTGCAAGGCAGGCGAAGGCACGACCTGCGCCGGCACCGCCAAGATGGACTACCAAGGCAACGCCTGGAAGAATGTTCCAGCCGGCACTTGCACCAGCATCAAGACACCGAAGGGCGCAGGTTCCCTGACTGCAATCTGA